The sequence GgttgtaggagctacagttgtgatTTCTGTAGGAGCTGAATTTTTGGTTGTTGTCGCGGTTAAAATGGTAGTAGGACCTGCAGCTATGATTGCTGTTGTAGTTGCTGCAGTTGTAGTGTTCATAGGAGCtatagtaggagctgcagttgtcgtaggggatgttgttgtAGTAGAACCTGCAGTTGTTGCTGTAGGGGGTATTTTGGGGCTTGTTGTAGATGTCTTTGAAGCTGCAGTGATTTTCGTAGCAGCTGCTGTTGTGCTTGTGAAAGTACCTAAAGTTGTTGTTgaaggagctgcagttgttgttgcagtaggGGCTGCTGTAGTGGTTCTGGAAGCAGATAAAGCTTTTGTTGTAGGAGCTCCTGCAGTTGTTGTGGTCGTAGGAGCTCCAGTTGTTATAGTAGAAGCTGTTGTTGCTGgagttgtaggagctgcagttgtcgtaggggatgttgtagtggttgtggaagcagctacagttgttgtaggagctCCTGCAGTTGTTGTGGtcataggagctacagttgtggttgttgTAGGATTTAAACTGGTAGTAGGACCTGCAGTTATGATTGCTGTtgctgttgtagttgttgtagtggtcataggagTTACAGTTGTTGTACTCGCTGCTGTTGTGGTTACTGTAGGAGCTACATTTGTGCTTGTCATAGGGGTTAAAGTGGTAGTAGGACCTGCAGTTGTGATTGGCgttgtaggagctacagttgtcgaaggggacgtggttgtggttgtcgtaggtgctacagATGTTGaagaagaagcttcagttgtggttgcagtagtggttgtggaagcagGTACAGGTGTTGTTGGAGCTGCTGTTGTGGTTTTCATAGTAGCTTCAGCACTAGTAGTTGTATCAGGATCTACAGTTATTGTCGTAGGAGCAACATTTTTTGTATTTGTAGCTGCAGCAGTGGTTGTCGTTGGAGCTGCTGTTATGCTTGTTATACTAGCTAAAgttgtaggtgctgcagttgttgtTGCAGTATTGAGTGCAAGGGTGATTTTGGAAGCAGCTACAGTCGTTGTTATAGGAgctgctgcagttgtagtggttATAGGAGCTCCTGTTGTAGTagaagctgcagttgtcgtaggggatgATGTTGTGGTTTTTGTAGAAGCTTCTTCAGTTCTGGTTGCAGTAGGGGATGTTgtagtggttgtggaagcagctacagttgttgtaggagctCCTGCAGTTGTTGTGGtcataggagctacagttgtggttgttgTAGGATTTAAACTGGTAGTAGGACCTGCAGTTATGATTGCTGTtgctgttgtagttgttgtagtggtcataggagTTACAGTTGTTGTACTCGCTGCTGTTGTGGTTACTGTAGGAGCTACATTTGTGCTTGTCATAGGGGTTAAAGTGGTAGTAGGACCTGCAGTTGTGATTGGCgttgtaggagctacagttgtcgaaggggacgtggttgtggttgtcgtaggtgctacagATGTTGaagaagaagcttcagttgtggttgcagtagtggttgtggaagcagGTACAGGTGTTGTTGGAGCTGCTGTTGTGGTTTTCATAGTAGCTTCAGCACTAGTAGTTGTATCAGGATCTACAGTTATTGTCGTAGGAGCAACATTTTTTGTATTTGTAGCTGCAGCAGTGGTTGTCGTTGGAGCTGCTGTTATGCTTGTTATACtagctaaagttgttgtaggtgctgcagttgttgtTGCAGTATTGAGTGCAAGGGTGCTTTTGGAAGCAGCTACAGTCGTTGTTATAGGAgctgctgcagttgtagtggttATAGGAGTTCCTGTTGTAGTagaagctgcagttgtcgtaggggatgATGTTGTGGTTTTTGTAGAAGCTTCTTCAGTTCTGGTTGCAGTAGGGGCTGTGGTACTGGTTGTGGAAGCAGCTACAGTTGGTGTTGTAGGAGCTGCtgttgtggttgttgtagtaGCTTCAGCAGTTTTAGTGGTCACAGGATCTACAATTATTTTTGTAGTAGAAGCTGCACTTGTTGCTGTAGGGGGTTTAGTTGGGCTTGTTTTTGATGTTGTAGAAGCTGCAGTGATTGTCGTTACAGCTGCTGTTGTGCTTGCTATAGTACCTAAAGTTGTTGTTGTAGAAGGTGCAGTACTTGTTGCATTAGTGGCTGCTGTAGTGGTTCTGGAAGCAGCTACAGGTGTTTTTGGAGCTGCTGTTGTGGTTTTCGTAGTAGcttcagcagtagtagttgtaacaGGATCTACAGTTGTTGTCATAGGAGCTGCTCTTGTTGTCGTAGGAGCAACATTTTTTGTATTAGTAGCTGTAGATGTAGTAGaagctgcagtggttgtcattGGAGCTGCTGTTGTGCTTGTTATAATAGCTAAAgttgttgttgtaggagctgcagttgttgttgcagtagtgggTGCAGTAGTGGCTGTGGAAGCAGCTCCAGTTGTtatagtaggagctgcagttgtcttAGGGGATGCTGTTGTAGTAGAACCTGCAGTTGTTGCTGTAGGGGGTATTGTGGGGCTTGTTGTAGATGTCATTGAAGCTGCAGTGATTGTCGTAGCAGCTGCTGTTGTGCTTGCGAAAGTACCTAAAATTGTTGTTGagggagctgcagttgttgttgcagtaggggctgcagtagtggttgtggaagcagATACAgttgttgttgtaggagctgctgCAGTTGTAGTtatcgtaggagctacagttgttatAGTAGAAGCTGACATTGCGGGGgttgtaggagctacagttgtgatTTCTGTAGGAGCTGAATTTGTGGTTGTTGTCGCGGTTAAAATGGTAGTAGGACCTGCAGCTATGATTGCTGTTGTAgttgctgcagttgtagtggtcataggagctatagtaggagctgcagttgtcgtaggggatgttgttgtAGTAGAACCTGCAGTTGTTGCTGTAGGGGGTATTGTGGGGCTTGTTGTAGATGTCATTGAAGCTGCAGTGATTGTCGTAGCAGCTGCTGTTGTGCTTGCTGTAGGAGCTACATTTGTGCTTGTCGTAGGAGTT comes from Oncorhynchus gorbuscha isolate QuinsamMale2020 ecotype Even-year linkage group LG24, OgorEven_v1.0, whole genome shotgun sequence and encodes:
- the LOC124012221 gene encoding mucin-5AC-like gives rise to the protein MNGSTYDNHDKISFDNYSSYDNNSSSYNANNNCRSYYQFNSYDKHKCSSYSKHNSSCYDNHCSFNDIYNKPHNTPYSNNCSNYNSNHSCRSYYHFNRDNNHKFSSYRNHNCSSYNPRNVSFYYNNCSSYDNYNCSSSYNNNSTTTTTTAAPTTPTVAASTTSTTAPTATRTEEASTKTTTSSPTTTAASTTTGTPITTTTAAAPITTTVAASKSTLALNTATTTAAPTTTLASITSITAAPTTTTAAATNTKNVAPTTITVDPDTTTSAEATMKTTTAAPTTPVPASTTTTATTTEASSSTSVAPTTTTTTSPSTTVAPTTPITTAGPTTTLTPMTSTNVAPTVTTTAASTTTVTPMTTTTTTTATAIITAGPTTSLNPTTTTTVAPMTTTTAGAPTTTVAASTTTTTSPTATRTEEASTKTTTSSPTTTAASTTTGAPITTTTAAAPITTTVAASKITLALNTATTTAAPTTLASITSITAAPTTTTAAATNTKNVAPTTITVDPDTTTSAEATMKTTTAAPTTPVPASTTTTATTTEASSSTSVAPTTTTTTSPSTTVAPTTPITTAGPTTTLTPMTSTNVAPTVTTTAASTTTVTPMTTTTTTTATAIITAGPTTSLNPTTTTTVAPMTTTTAGAPTTTVAASTTTTTSPTTTAAPTTPATTASTITTGAPTTTTTNHYSSPYCNNNCSSFNNNFRYFHKHNSSCYENHCSFKDIYNKPQNTPYSNNCRFYYNNIPYDNCSSYYSSYEHYNCSNYNSNHSCRSYYHFNRDNNQKFSSYRNHNSPTITTTAAAPTTTVAASTTTTAAPTATTTAAPSTTTLEITTVAPTTPAISASTITTVAPTITTTAAAPTTTTNHYCSPYCNNNCSSFNNNFRYFRQHNSSCYDNHCSFNDIYNKPHNTPYSNNCSSYENNSSSYNAKPNCRSYYQFNSYDKQNCSSYSNHNSSYFYYNNRSSYDNYNCSSSYNNNCSCFHIHYYSPYCNNKCSSYYNKHTNGSFDNHCSSYYHHNNCNSYNNYNCSYNKCFTYDTHNCSSYYHNCSSCCGCYDNNCTYNHYICSTYYDNHSYKYKKCSSFDNQNCSSIYSN